GCGCGCCAGATGACGGGACCGTCGACGGTCTGCGTGGGGTCTCCCGGCCCGCGCTGCAGCCCGGCGACGGTGGCGAACAGGTCGAGGGGACCGCGCGGGCGGTACTCGCCCTCGAGTCGCGGGCCCGGATCCGGCCGGGGATCGCGCACCGCGTGACGGGGTGCGAGCGCGGCGGCGGGGATCATCCCCTCACGCTACGCCGCGCGTCCGACAATTCTCAGAACCGGTCGGGCGAGGGCGCCCCGGTGCCGTAGCGGATGACGACGTCGGCGTGGCGGTCGAAGCGGTAGCCGGCGCCGCGCACCGTGCGCACGATCTCCTCGTAGCGGCCCAGCTTGGAGCGTAGGCGCCGCACGTGCACGTCGATCGTGCGCTCTCCCGGGGCGCTGGCGTCGCCGGTCTCCCACAGCGAGGTGACCAGCTCGGTGCGCTCGATCGTGCGGCCCTCGCGGAGCACGAGGTACTGCAGCAGCTCGAACTCCTTGAAGGTCAGCGGGGCGGTCTCGCCGTCGATCACGATGCGCTTGCGCGAGAGGTCGACGACGACGCCGGTCTCGGTCTCGGGCTTCGGAGCCTCCTGCTTGGCGCGGGCGGTCGCGCTCGGCTCCTTGAGGGCGAGGCGCACGACGTCGACGTCGCGGCCACCGGCGGACTGCGGAGCGAGGGCGACGGCCGCGTAGGTCTCGGCGCTCGGGGCGAGCTCGGCGATCGTGCGGCGCAGCGCGTCGACGAGGATCGGCAGGCTGACGCCGTCGATGGCGGCCTTGACCTCGTCGAGGCCGACGTAGAGGGCGAAGCCGCGGGGCGAGGTG
This genomic interval from Microbacterium sediminis contains the following:
- a CDS encoding winged helix-turn-helix domain-containing protein, translating into MSHTATLDRTASAATPASIRSSAAALPAGTSPRGFALYVGLDEVKAAIDGVSLPILVDALRRTIAELAPSAETYAAVALAPQSAGGRDVDVVRLALKEPSATARAKQEAPKPETETGVVVDLSRKRIVIDGETAPLTFKEFELLQYLVLREGRTIERTELVTSLWETGDASAPGERTIDVHVRRLRSKLGRYEEIVRTVRGAGYRFDRHADVVIRYGTGAPSPDRF